The following coding sequences are from one Hippopotamus amphibius kiboko isolate mHipAmp2 chromosome 9, mHipAmp2.hap2, whole genome shotgun sequence window:
- the UBN1 gene encoding ubinuclein-1 isoform X1 produces the protein MSEPHRVQFTSLPGSLNPAFLKKSRKEEVGGVEQHHDSEPAAAAVRITLTLFEPDHKRCPEFFYPELVKNLRGKVKGLQPTDKKKDLSDPFNDEEKERHKVEALARKFEEKYGGKKRRKDRIQDLIDMGYGYDDSDSFIDNSEAYDELVPASLTTKYGGFYINSGTLQFRQASESEDDFIKEKKKKSPKKRKLKEGGEKIKKKKKDDTYDKEKKSKKSKFSKAGFTALNASKEKKKKKYSGALSVKEMLKKFQKEKEAQRKRDEEHKPIAVSSAEAQGLRELEGASDPLLSLFGSTSDNDLLQAATAMDSLTDLDLEQLLSESPEGSPFRDMDDESDSLGVGLDQEFRQPSSLPEGLPAPLEKRVKELAQAARAAEGESRQKFFTQDINGILLDIEAQTRELSSQTRSGVYAYLAAFLPCSKDTLVKRARKLHLCEQGGRLKEPLQKLKEAIGRVMPEQMAKYQDECQAHTQAKVAKMLEEEKDKEQRERVCSDEEEDEEKGGRRIMGPRKKFQWNDEIRELLCQVVRIKLESYDLERNKAQSWEDYVKAFLDAEVKPLWPKGWMQARTLFKESRRGHGHLTSILAKKKVMASSKMKVKESSSKPDKKASIPSGQIGSPLALPSEHLGGGLSVGAANRELSSQASGSLANPAPINLEDSLDGDLIRNSASSLEAVSKELAALNSRASGSSEFTLSAPSKVPAEKVTGVLCTEEKRNFPKPSPSSAPPPSSSLQSPLNFLAEQALALGQSSQEKKPESSSYKELSCQAVLNKGLPEVQQSKAKHHGLPRTSHTPQAGAPLPSPQVKVFHAGTQQQKSFTPPAPFVNKLQGPKPVSPQCHRSLLQLVKTATKSQSFHPSTPASSGGTPASGSSSHKTPVSSSAALSHPAKQHSASSSGPSYKNSPFAGSISKHGVSSGSSSSGGTPVQSSTSGNLLPAVQPPSTGQSASRPIPGSAVKKPPISQKLTLVAPPGGPNGDSSGGTQGVAKLLTSSLKPSAVSSVTSSTSLPKGTSGAVLLTSSSPLNLLSSSYKAGSPKLPGALNSNPLGIISQLPLHVISFSADSSAKAGVSKDAIVTGPAPGTFHHGLGHSKCLLPAHAGGTEGAPVPLCDPQVLLSCAGFLCLVCDHGEAFPGTVLSPPWGFHPEPVQEVAWGSGVPRLLSTPVFNVRALFSPPLFPLRSPGWLALQPAPRSASPTRCRVHPHPAESARCFSASWERAQCTTEIVTFRGKAGS, from the exons ATGtcggagccccacagggtccagTTCACCTCCCTCCCAGGTTCTTTGAATCCTGCATTTTTGAAGAAATCCCGGAAAGAGGAGGTTGGGGGAGTAGAACAGCATCACGACTCTGAGCCGGCTGCAGCAGCTGTTCGAATCACactcaccctctttgagccggaTCACAAGCGCTGCCCAGAGTTCTTCTACCCAGAGCTGGTGAAGAACTTACGAGGGAAGGTGAAAGGACTTCAGCCCACAGACAAG AAGAAAGATCTCTCAGATCCTTTCAatgatgaagaaaaggaaaggcatAAAGTGGAGGCCCTTGCCcggaaatttgaagaaaaatat ggtGGAAAGAAACGTAGAAAAGACCGAATACAAGACTTGATTGATATGGGTTATGGTTATGATGACTCCGATTCCTTCATCGATAACTCTGAGGCG TATGATGAGCTTGTTCCTGCTTCTTTGACTACCAAGTATGGAGGATTTTACATTAACTCGGGAACCTTGCAGTTTAGACAAGCATCAGAATCTGAGGATGActtcattaaagaaaagaagaaaaaatctccAAAG AAGCGGAAGTTGAAGGAAGGTGgtgagaagataaagaagaagaaaaaagatgacaCTTATGACAAGGAGAAGAAATCGAAAAAGTCCAAGTTTTCCAAAGCCGG CTTCACAGCCCTCAACGCCAgtaaggagaagaagaaaaagaagtattcTGGGGCTTTGAGTGTTAAAGAGATGCTGAAGAaatttcagaaggagaaagaggctcagagaaagagGGACGAAGAGCATAAGCCCATAGCAGTCTCGTCGGCGGAAGCTCAGGGCCTGCGGGAATTGGAGGGCGCCTCTGACCCTTTGCTCTCGCTCTTCGGCTCCACTTCTGACAACGACTTGCTGCAGGCAGCCACTGCCATGGACTCACTGACTGATTTGGACTTGGAGCAGCTGCTCAGTGAGTCTCCAGAAGGAAGCCCCTTCCGAGATATGGATGATGAAAGCGATTCCCTTGGGGTGGGACTGGACCAGGAATTCAGGCAGCCCTCTTCCCTTCCCGAAGGCCTGCCTGCGCCCCTGGAGAAGCGCGTTAAGGAGCTGGCTCAG GCTGCCAGAGCTGCTGAGGGAGAAAGCAGACAGAAGTTCTTCACCCAGGATATTAATGGCATCCTCTTAGA CATAGAGGCGCAGACCCGGGAGCTGAGCAGCCAGACCCGTTCCGGGGTGTATGCCTACCTTGCTGCCTTCCTGCCCTGCAGCAAAGACACCTTGGTCAAGCGTGCACGAAAACTTCACCTCTGTGAACAG GGGGGGCGTCTGAAGGAACCTCTCCAGAAGCTTAAGGAAGCCATTGGCAGGGTGATGCCAGAGCAGATGGCCAAGTACCAGGATGAATGCCAGGCACACACGCAAGCCAAGGTCGCTAA GATgctggaagaggagaaagacaagGAGCAGAGAGAACGGGTTTGTTCTGATgaggaagaagatgaagaaaaggggGGCAGGAGGATAATGGGACCTCGGAAGAAATTCCAGTGGAATGATGAAATCAG GGAGCTGCTCTGTCAGGTGGTGAGGATCAAACTGGAGAGCTATGACCTGGAGAGGAACAAGGCCCAGTCCTGGGAGGACTACGTGAAGGCGTTTCTGGATGCTGAGGTCAAACCTCTCTGGCCCAAAGGCTGGATGCAGGCCAG GACTCTGTTCAAGGAGAGCAGACGAGGCCACGGGCACCTGACGTCAATCCT GGCCAAGAAGAAAGTAATGGCCTCTTCCAAAATGAAGGTGAAG gaATCATCCTCCAAGCCTGATAAGAAGGCTTCCATCCCATCAGGCCAGATTGGCAGCCCCCTTGCTTTGCCTTCAGAACACCTGGGAGGAGGCCTGAGCGTTGGGGCTGCAAACAGGGAGCTCTCGTCCCAGGCATCTGGCAGCCTTGCCAATCCTGCTCCTATCAACCTGGAGGACTCATTGGACGGAGACTTGATCCGTAATTCAGCCTCCTCTTTGGAGGCCGTGTCCAAGGAACTGGCCGCACTGAACAGCAGAGCCAGCGGGAGCTCTGAGTTCACACTGTCTGCACCCTCGAAAGTGCCTGCAGAGAAAGTCACAGGTGTTTTATgtacagaagaaaaaaggaactttCCGAAGCCCAGCCCTTCTTCTGCCCCACCACCCTCTAGCTCTCTGCAGTCACCCCTCAATTTTCTGGCTGAACAGGCTCTGGCACTGGGGCAGTCCTCTCAGGAGAAAAAACCAGAGAGTTCCAGCTACAAGGAACTGTCCTGTCAGGCTGTCCTCAACAAGGGCCTGCCGGAAGTGCAGCAGTCCAAAGCTAAGCACCACGGCTTGCCACGGACGTCTCACACACCCCAGGCAGGAGCTCCCTTGCCCAGCCCCCAAGTTAAAGTCTTTCATGCAGGTACTCAACAGCAGAAGAGCTTCACCCCCCCAGCTCCGTTTGTCAATAAGCTTCAGGGCCCAAAGCCTGTCTCCCCTCAGTGTCACCGTTCCCTCCTCCAGCTCGTCAAGACAGCTACCAAAAGCCAGAGCTTCCATCCTTCCACGCCAGCGTCTTCAGGAGGCACGCCAGCCTCCGGCAGCAGCTCTCATAAGACCCCAGTCTCGTCCTCCGCTGCCCTGAGCCATCCAGCAAAACAGCACTCAGCCAGCTCTTCAGGGCCATCTTATAAGAACAGTCCCTTTGCCGGCTCTATCTCCAAACATGGCGTTTCTTCTGGCAGCTCTTCTTCTGGAGGAACACCAGTCCAGAGCTCTACTTCTGGAAACCTGCTCCCCGCTGTGCAGCCTCCTTCCACAGGACAGTCCGCCAGccgacccatcccaggctctgcagTGAAAAAACCACCTATTTCCCAGAAGCTGACCCTGGTGGCCCCTCCAGGTGGTCCAAATGGAGATTCTAGTGGGGGGACCCAGGGAGTGGCCAAGTTATTGACCTCCTCCTTGAAGCCCAGTGCTGTGAGCAGCGTGACATCGTCTACCTCCTTGCCA AAAGGAACAAGTGGGGCTGTGCTGCTGACCAGCTCCTCACCCTTAAATCTGCTGTCTTCATCCTACAAGGCAGGCAGCCCAAAGCTGCCTGGGGCCTTGAACTCAAACCCCTTGGGGATtatctcccagcttcccctccacgtAATCTCCTTTAGTGCTGACTCCTCCGCTAAAGCAGGGGTCTCCAAGGATGCCATCGTCACAGGCCCTGCCCCCGGGACATTCCACCACGGTCTTGGCCACAGTAAGTGTCTCCTTCCTGCCCACGCTGGAGGTACAGAAGGTGCCCCAGTCCCTCTGTGTGACCCACAGGTTCTGTTGTCATGTGCTGGGTTCCTGTGTTTGGTGTGTGACCATGGGGAAGCCTTCCCAGGGACTGTGCTGAGCCCCCCTTGGGGTTTCCACCCAGAACCCGTGCAGGAGGTGGCCTGGGGCTCTGGAGTGCCGAGGCTGCTCTCCACTCCTGTGTTCAATGTGCGTGCTTTGTTCTCTCCCCCCCTGTTTCCTCTCAGGTCTCCTGGCTGGCTTGCACTCCAGCCCGCCCCGCGCAGCGCCTCTCCCACACGCTGCCGTGTCCACCCACATCCCGCAGAGTCTGCCAG ATGCTTCTCAGCTTCATGGGAAAGGGCCCAGTGTACCACGGAAATTGTGACTTTCAGGGGAAAGGCTGGAAGCTGA
- the UBN1 gene encoding ubinuclein-1 isoform X2, which yields MSEPHRVQFTSLPGSLNPAFLKKSRKEEVGGVEQHHDSEPAAAAVRITLTLFEPDHKRCPEFFYPELVKNLRGKVKGLQPTDKKKDLSDPFNDEEKERHKVEALARKFEEKYGGKKRRKDRIQDLIDMGYGYDDSDSFIDNSEAYDELVPASLTTKYGGFYINSGTLQFRQASESEDDFIKEKKKKSPKKRKLKEGGEKIKKKKKDDTYDKEKKSKKSKFSKAGFTALNASKEKKKKKYSGALSVKEMLKKFQKEKEAQRKRDEEHKPIAVSSAEAQGLRELEGASDPLLSLFGSTSDNDLLQAATAMDSLTDLDLEQLLSESPEGSPFRDMDDESDSLGVGLDQEFRQPSSLPEGLPAPLEKRVKELAQAARAAEGESRQKFFTQDINGILLDIEAQTRELSSQTRSGVYAYLAAFLPCSKDTLVKRARKLHLCEQGGRLKEPLQKLKEAIGRVMPEQMAKYQDECQAHTQAKVAKMLEEEKDKEQRERVCSDEEEDEEKGGRRIMGPRKKFQWNDEIRELLCQVVRIKLESYDLERNKAQSWEDYVKAFLDAEVKPLWPKGWMQARTLFKESRRGHGHLTSILAKKKVMASSKMKVKESSSKPDKKASIPSGQIGSPLALPSEHLGGGLSVGAANRELSSQASGSLANPAPINLEDSLDGDLIRNSASSLEAVSKELAALNSRASGSSEFTLSAPSKVPAEKVTGVLCTEEKRNFPKPSPSSAPPPSSSLQSPLNFLAEQALALGQSSQEKKPESSSYKELSCQAVLNKGLPEVQQSKAKHHGLPRTSHTPQAGAPLPSPQVKVFHAGTQQQKSFTPPAPFVNKLQGPKPVSPQCHRSLLQLVKTATKSQSFHPSTPASSGGTPASGSSSHKTPVSSSAALSHPAKQHSASSSGPSYKNSPFAGSISKHGVSSGSSSSGGTPVQSSTSGNLLPAVQPPSTGQSASRPIPGSAVKKPPISQKLTLVAPPGGPNGDSSGGTQGVAKLLTSSLKPSAVSSVTSSTSLPKGTSGAVLLTSSSPLNLLSSSYKAGSPKLPGALNSNPLGIISQLPLHVISFSADSSAKAGVSKDAIVTGPAPGTFHHGLGHSLLAGLHSSPPRAAPLPHAAVSTHIPQSLPDASQLHGKGPSVPRKL from the exons ATGtcggagccccacagggtccagTTCACCTCCCTCCCAGGTTCTTTGAATCCTGCATTTTTGAAGAAATCCCGGAAAGAGGAGGTTGGGGGAGTAGAACAGCATCACGACTCTGAGCCGGCTGCAGCAGCTGTTCGAATCACactcaccctctttgagccggaTCACAAGCGCTGCCCAGAGTTCTTCTACCCAGAGCTGGTGAAGAACTTACGAGGGAAGGTGAAAGGACTTCAGCCCACAGACAAG AAGAAAGATCTCTCAGATCCTTTCAatgatgaagaaaaggaaaggcatAAAGTGGAGGCCCTTGCCcggaaatttgaagaaaaatat ggtGGAAAGAAACGTAGAAAAGACCGAATACAAGACTTGATTGATATGGGTTATGGTTATGATGACTCCGATTCCTTCATCGATAACTCTGAGGCG TATGATGAGCTTGTTCCTGCTTCTTTGACTACCAAGTATGGAGGATTTTACATTAACTCGGGAACCTTGCAGTTTAGACAAGCATCAGAATCTGAGGATGActtcattaaagaaaagaagaaaaaatctccAAAG AAGCGGAAGTTGAAGGAAGGTGgtgagaagataaagaagaagaaaaaagatgacaCTTATGACAAGGAGAAGAAATCGAAAAAGTCCAAGTTTTCCAAAGCCGG CTTCACAGCCCTCAACGCCAgtaaggagaagaagaaaaagaagtattcTGGGGCTTTGAGTGTTAAAGAGATGCTGAAGAaatttcagaaggagaaagaggctcagagaaagagGGACGAAGAGCATAAGCCCATAGCAGTCTCGTCGGCGGAAGCTCAGGGCCTGCGGGAATTGGAGGGCGCCTCTGACCCTTTGCTCTCGCTCTTCGGCTCCACTTCTGACAACGACTTGCTGCAGGCAGCCACTGCCATGGACTCACTGACTGATTTGGACTTGGAGCAGCTGCTCAGTGAGTCTCCAGAAGGAAGCCCCTTCCGAGATATGGATGATGAAAGCGATTCCCTTGGGGTGGGACTGGACCAGGAATTCAGGCAGCCCTCTTCCCTTCCCGAAGGCCTGCCTGCGCCCCTGGAGAAGCGCGTTAAGGAGCTGGCTCAG GCTGCCAGAGCTGCTGAGGGAGAAAGCAGACAGAAGTTCTTCACCCAGGATATTAATGGCATCCTCTTAGA CATAGAGGCGCAGACCCGGGAGCTGAGCAGCCAGACCCGTTCCGGGGTGTATGCCTACCTTGCTGCCTTCCTGCCCTGCAGCAAAGACACCTTGGTCAAGCGTGCACGAAAACTTCACCTCTGTGAACAG GGGGGGCGTCTGAAGGAACCTCTCCAGAAGCTTAAGGAAGCCATTGGCAGGGTGATGCCAGAGCAGATGGCCAAGTACCAGGATGAATGCCAGGCACACACGCAAGCCAAGGTCGCTAA GATgctggaagaggagaaagacaagGAGCAGAGAGAACGGGTTTGTTCTGATgaggaagaagatgaagaaaaggggGGCAGGAGGATAATGGGACCTCGGAAGAAATTCCAGTGGAATGATGAAATCAG GGAGCTGCTCTGTCAGGTGGTGAGGATCAAACTGGAGAGCTATGACCTGGAGAGGAACAAGGCCCAGTCCTGGGAGGACTACGTGAAGGCGTTTCTGGATGCTGAGGTCAAACCTCTCTGGCCCAAAGGCTGGATGCAGGCCAG GACTCTGTTCAAGGAGAGCAGACGAGGCCACGGGCACCTGACGTCAATCCT GGCCAAGAAGAAAGTAATGGCCTCTTCCAAAATGAAGGTGAAG gaATCATCCTCCAAGCCTGATAAGAAGGCTTCCATCCCATCAGGCCAGATTGGCAGCCCCCTTGCTTTGCCTTCAGAACACCTGGGAGGAGGCCTGAGCGTTGGGGCTGCAAACAGGGAGCTCTCGTCCCAGGCATCTGGCAGCCTTGCCAATCCTGCTCCTATCAACCTGGAGGACTCATTGGACGGAGACTTGATCCGTAATTCAGCCTCCTCTTTGGAGGCCGTGTCCAAGGAACTGGCCGCACTGAACAGCAGAGCCAGCGGGAGCTCTGAGTTCACACTGTCTGCACCCTCGAAAGTGCCTGCAGAGAAAGTCACAGGTGTTTTATgtacagaagaaaaaaggaactttCCGAAGCCCAGCCCTTCTTCTGCCCCACCACCCTCTAGCTCTCTGCAGTCACCCCTCAATTTTCTGGCTGAACAGGCTCTGGCACTGGGGCAGTCCTCTCAGGAGAAAAAACCAGAGAGTTCCAGCTACAAGGAACTGTCCTGTCAGGCTGTCCTCAACAAGGGCCTGCCGGAAGTGCAGCAGTCCAAAGCTAAGCACCACGGCTTGCCACGGACGTCTCACACACCCCAGGCAGGAGCTCCCTTGCCCAGCCCCCAAGTTAAAGTCTTTCATGCAGGTACTCAACAGCAGAAGAGCTTCACCCCCCCAGCTCCGTTTGTCAATAAGCTTCAGGGCCCAAAGCCTGTCTCCCCTCAGTGTCACCGTTCCCTCCTCCAGCTCGTCAAGACAGCTACCAAAAGCCAGAGCTTCCATCCTTCCACGCCAGCGTCTTCAGGAGGCACGCCAGCCTCCGGCAGCAGCTCTCATAAGACCCCAGTCTCGTCCTCCGCTGCCCTGAGCCATCCAGCAAAACAGCACTCAGCCAGCTCTTCAGGGCCATCTTATAAGAACAGTCCCTTTGCCGGCTCTATCTCCAAACATGGCGTTTCTTCTGGCAGCTCTTCTTCTGGAGGAACACCAGTCCAGAGCTCTACTTCTGGAAACCTGCTCCCCGCTGTGCAGCCTCCTTCCACAGGACAGTCCGCCAGccgacccatcccaggctctgcagTGAAAAAACCACCTATTTCCCAGAAGCTGACCCTGGTGGCCCCTCCAGGTGGTCCAAATGGAGATTCTAGTGGGGGGACCCAGGGAGTGGCCAAGTTATTGACCTCCTCCTTGAAGCCCAGTGCTGTGAGCAGCGTGACATCGTCTACCTCCTTGCCA AAAGGAACAAGTGGGGCTGTGCTGCTGACCAGCTCCTCACCCTTAAATCTGCTGTCTTCATCCTACAAGGCAGGCAGCCCAAAGCTGCCTGGGGCCTTGAACTCAAACCCCTTGGGGATtatctcccagcttcccctccacgtAATCTCCTTTAGTGCTGACTCCTCCGCTAAAGCAGGGGTCTCCAAGGATGCCATCGTCACAGGCCCTGCCCCCGGGACATTCCACCACGGTCTTGGCCACA GTCTCCTGGCTGGCTTGCACTCCAGCCCGCCCCGCGCAGCGCCTCTCCCACACGCTGCCGTGTCCACCCACATCCCGCAGAGTCTGCCAG ATGCTTCTCAGCTTCATGGGAAAGGGCCCAGTGTACCACGGAAATTGTGA